Proteins encoded within one genomic window of Babesia bigemina genome assembly Bbig001, chromosome : IV:
- a CDS encoding optic atrophy protein family, putative → MIPAFKLLAVFLKQVSKPLASYLKKRASRNDRFRRICISIGNRSYAFDRYITRRFYNAEQGEPDTTPWISPEKSVVIGTELFGEIIVFTVATLLVLSEYARGVRKEAKKEAKLQERLGTLESKHAAIPHLIRDEVSRQLAQKWNELEKRKNETSHNAA, encoded by the coding sequence ATGATTCCTGCCTTCAAACTGCTCGCCGTATTCCTCAAACAGGTATCGAAGCCTTTGGCGTCGTACCTAAAGAAACGGGCGAGTCGCAACGATAGATTCCGCAGGATATGCATATCGATTGGCAACAGAAGCTATGCCTTCGATAGATATATCACGAGGAGGTTCTACAACGCTGAGCAAGGAGAACCTGATACCACTCCCTGGATATCGCCGGAAAAATCGGTTGTAATAGGCACCGAGCTCTTTGGAGAAATCATCGTGTTCACCGTTGCTACGCTGCTGGTCCTCTCCGAATATGCCCGTGGAGTGCGCAAAGAGGCCAAAAAAGAGGCAAAGCTGCAGGAACGTCTAGGCACGCTGGAATCGAAGCATGCAGCAATTCCACACCTCATCCGGGACGAGGTTAGCCGGCAATTGGCGCAGAAGTGGAACGAGCTGGAAAAGCGCAAAAACGAAACGTCACACAATGCGGCATAG